Proteins from a single region of Amycolatopsis sp. CA-230715:
- a CDS encoding type III PLP-dependent enzyme, with amino-acid sequence MTEFTVGGLGITEIAGRFGTPLYVYDGDELGSRLTGLRARLHPSLEIFFSMKSNPNISICALLHAHGARAEVSSLAELETALRAGVAPSDILFLGPGKSVDEIAACLDAGIYAIICESFGELERIDRLAQARGIVANVALRVNPAFAVKGSGLTMGGKPRQFGIDEAQVLADPTVGARHPNVRLMGVQVYMGTRILSTDSIAENTSRILELAEKIAARHGFPLEMVDIGGGLGIAYFENEQDFDVDELAGKINPILGEFAVRRPETRLVMELGRYLTAMSGTYVVRVEYTKESLGEKFAVTDGGTNHHMAAVGIGSFVKRNFPMSVLNRAGEPADESWQVTGPLCTPNDTLGKKVALPPVHQGDLIGVHRSGAYGPTASPVLFLSHGYPAEVLVHDGEPYLIRERDTTADLLSHQRLHHVAPSEQPAR; translated from the coding sequence ATGACCGAGTTCACCGTAGGGGGGCTGGGGATCACCGAGATCGCCGGGCGGTTCGGCACCCCGCTCTACGTCTACGACGGCGACGAGCTGGGCTCGCGCCTGACCGGGCTGCGGGCGAGGCTGCACCCGTCGCTCGAAATCTTCTTCTCGATGAAGTCCAATCCGAACATCTCGATCTGCGCGCTGCTGCACGCGCACGGCGCGCGGGCGGAGGTGTCCTCGCTCGCCGAACTGGAAACCGCGCTGCGGGCGGGCGTCGCCCCGTCGGACATCCTGTTCCTCGGGCCGGGCAAGAGCGTCGACGAGATCGCCGCCTGCCTCGACGCCGGGATCTACGCGATCATCTGCGAGTCCTTCGGTGAGCTGGAGCGGATCGACCGGCTGGCGCAGGCGCGCGGCATCGTCGCGAACGTGGCGCTGCGGGTGAACCCGGCGTTCGCGGTCAAGGGGTCCGGGCTGACCATGGGCGGCAAACCGCGCCAGTTCGGCATCGACGAGGCGCAGGTGCTTGCCGACCCGACGGTGGGCGCGCGGCATCCGAACGTCCGGCTGATGGGCGTGCAGGTGTACATGGGCACGCGCATCCTGAGCACCGATTCGATCGCCGAGAACACCAGCCGCATCCTGGAGCTGGCCGAGAAGATCGCGGCGCGCCACGGGTTCCCGCTGGAAATGGTGGACATCGGCGGCGGGCTCGGCATCGCCTACTTCGAAAACGAACAGGACTTCGACGTCGACGAGCTGGCGGGCAAGATCAACCCGATCCTCGGCGAATTCGCCGTGCGCCGCCCGGAAACGCGGCTCGTGATGGAACTCGGCCGCTACCTCACCGCGATGTCGGGCACCTACGTCGTGCGCGTCGAGTACACAAAGGAATCGTTGGGCGAGAAGTTCGCGGTGACCGACGGCGGCACGAACCACCACATGGCCGCGGTGGGCATCGGCTCCTTCGTCAAGCGGAACTTCCCGATGTCCGTGCTGAACCGCGCCGGCGAGCCAGCCGACGAGAGCTGGCAGGTCACCGGTCCACTGTGCACACCGAACGACACGCTCGGCAAGAAGGTCGCGCTGCCGCCGGTGCACCAGGGCGATCTGATCGGCGTGCACCGCTCCGGCGCCTACGGGCCCACCGCGTCGCCGGTGCTGTTCCTCAGCCACGGCTACCCGGCCGAAGTGCTCGTGCACGACGGCGAGCCGTACCTCATCCGCGAACGGGACACCACCGCCGACCTGCTTTCCCACCAACGCCTGCACCACGTGGCGCCCAGCGAGCAGCCAGCCCGCTGA
- a CDS encoding acyl carrier protein, whose translation MSDASTIQATDRERVTSAIGDALAGVLDYELPSLTEETRLFDELGLDSTGVLELLMQLEETLDIELEADGFEMSDFHTVGSLADFVSGQL comes from the coding sequence ATGTCCGACGCTTCCACCATCCAGGCCACCGACCGCGAGCGCGTCACCTCCGCCATCGGCGACGCGCTGGCCGGCGTCCTCGACTACGAGCTGCCGTCGCTGACCGAGGAGACCCGGTTGTTCGACGAGCTCGGCCTCGACTCCACCGGTGTGCTCGAACTGCTGATGCAGCTCGAGGAGACCTTGGACATCGAGCTCGAAGCCGACGGCTTCGAGATGAGCGACTTCCACACCGTCGGCTCGCTGGCGGACTTCGTCTCCGGTCAGCTGTAG
- a CDS encoding DUF2786 domain-containing protein, whose product MTTTTHADVWDRGRATARTLGAAPALYELQRFLLPGLLPFSRDGFAVLPAGLAADTSQVWLDGTVLDRGRERLLPGELDAPGGPLVQYRHPAPHGDAPHGDVVRLNWARGLAGVRLGLSEALLERCVDYLAGRHAQDGSLLLHPVLKDALADALIDQLEAAAVLHGDGPAPRPRLLRHVHERLSGADRGLLRTLGASGFTAAGAGRLARASELLADAYASNLGKEE is encoded by the coding sequence ATGACCACGACCACGCACGCCGACGTGTGGGACCGCGGGCGCGCCACGGCGCGCACCCTCGGTGCCGCGCCCGCGCTGTACGAGCTGCAGCGGTTCCTCCTGCCGGGGCTGCTGCCGTTCAGCCGCGACGGGTTCGCGGTGCTTCCCGCCGGGCTCGCCGCCGACACCAGCCAGGTGTGGCTCGACGGGACCGTGCTCGACCGCGGCCGGGAACGGCTGCTGCCGGGCGAACTCGACGCGCCGGGCGGACCGCTCGTGCAGTACCGGCACCCGGCGCCGCACGGGGACGCCCCGCACGGGGACGTCGTGCGGCTCAACTGGGCGCGCGGCCTGGCGGGTGTGCGGCTCGGGCTGTCCGAGGCACTGCTGGAGCGGTGCGTCGACTACCTCGCGGGCAGGCACGCCCAAGACGGCAGCCTCCTACTGCACCCGGTGCTGAAGGACGCGCTCGCCGACGCGCTGATCGACCAGCTCGAAGCCGCCGCCGTGCTGCACGGCGACGGGCCCGCGCCACGCCCGCGGCTGCTCCGCCACGTGCACGAACGGCTTTCCGGCGCCGACCGCGGCCTCCTGCGCACGCTCGGCGCCAGCGGGTTCACCGCGGCCGGCGCGGGCAGGCTGGCGAGGGCGTCGGAACTGCTCGCCGACGCCTACGCCTCGAACCTCGGGAAGGAGGAGTGA
- a CDS encoding acyl-CoA dehydrogenase family protein, with protein sequence MFALDEKLLALRGQAREWAAGFRAAALDVDRDPDGISRHLDLPGVRFMSTLMIPPEYGHSPELIGGHRFHCSTALERTVLMEELAVGDAGLLLGAPGPSMSGVLVDVLGDTEQKQWYYDKLLAKPTWTFFGLTEPESGSDAAAMRTRLVLGSGDAPARLTGEKRYVGNASRAEMGVVLARHRSGPLGVTAVLLETALPGVFAEPIESMGMRGARISAVRFENVAVPANRVLGRHLPPTKRGMWAAVQVFDRLRSSVAAVALGIARAAYEYVLENRALLTLAEQDLLDRLGARIDCARELLHMAAAAVDYGRDGGQLASAAKARTCRLAEDTTVAACEFFGPGARVQHPLLDKLVRDARGVEFMEGTGNIQRLNVFHGLILGKRRAPSAPQVPVQTKR encoded by the coding sequence ATGTTCGCGCTCGATGAGAAGCTGCTCGCGTTGCGGGGGCAGGCGCGGGAGTGGGCGGCCGGGTTCCGCGCGGCGGCGCTCGACGTCGACCGGGACCCCGACGGGATCTCCCGGCACCTCGACCTGCCCGGGGTCCGGTTCATGTCGACGCTGATGATCCCGCCGGAGTACGGGCACTCCCCCGAGCTGATCGGCGGGCACCGGTTCCACTGCTCGACCGCGCTGGAGCGCACGGTCCTGATGGAGGAACTGGCCGTCGGCGACGCCGGGCTGCTGCTCGGCGCGCCGGGGCCGTCGATGTCCGGCGTGCTCGTCGACGTGCTCGGCGACACCGAGCAGAAGCAGTGGTACTACGACAAGTTGCTGGCGAAACCGACGTGGACGTTCTTCGGGCTCACCGAGCCGGAAAGCGGTTCCGACGCGGCCGCCATGCGGACCAGGCTGGTACTGGGTTCCGGCGACGCGCCCGCGCGGCTCACCGGCGAAAAGCGGTACGTCGGCAACGCCTCGCGCGCCGAAATGGGCGTCGTGCTGGCGAGGCACCGGTCCGGCCCGCTCGGGGTGACCGCGGTGCTGCTGGAAACCGCGCTCCCCGGCGTCTTCGCGGAACCGATCGAGTCGATGGGCATGCGCGGCGCGCGGATCAGCGCGGTGCGGTTCGAGAACGTGGCAGTCCCGGCGAACCGGGTGCTGGGCAGGCACCTCCCGCCGACGAAGCGCGGGATGTGGGCCGCGGTGCAGGTGTTCGACCGGCTGCGATCCTCGGTGGCGGCGGTCGCGCTCGGGATCGCGCGCGCGGCGTACGAGTACGTGCTGGAAAACCGGGCCCTGCTCACACTCGCGGAGCAGGACTTGCTGGACCGGCTCGGCGCGCGCATCGACTGCGCCCGCGAACTGCTGCACATGGCCGCGGCCGCCGTCGACTACGGCCGCGACGGCGGGCAACTGGCGTCCGCGGCGAAAGCGCGCACGTGCCGCCTCGCCGAAGACACGACGGTCGCCGCGTGCGAGTTCTTCGGCCCCGGCGCGCGCGTGCAGCACCCGTTGCTGGACAAGCTGGTGCGCGACGCCCGGGGCGTGGAGTTCATGGAGGGAACGGGAAACATCCAGCGGCTCAACGTGTTCCACGGTTTGATCCTGGGGAAGCGGCGTGCTCCTTCGGCGCCGCAGGTCCCGGTCCAGACGAAGCGATAG
- a CDS encoding DUF397 domain-containing protein, whose product MNETWRKSSWTQGESNCVEARLTAHVEVRDTKDRAGGQIEVAPAAWGAFLARLDG is encoded by the coding sequence GTGAACGAGACGTGGAGAAAATCTTCGTGGACTCAAGGTGAGAGCAACTGTGTCGAGGCGAGGCTGACGGCGCACGTCGAGGTGCGGGACACGAAGGATCGTGCGGGCGGCCAGATCGAGGTGGCCCCGGCCGCGTGGGGCGCGTTCCTCGCGCGCCTCGACGGTTGA
- a CDS encoding helix-turn-helix domain-containing protein has protein sequence MAQQNPQRFELGEMLRTLRERVGMQSKTIEDDLRWYPGKVSRVEQGKRVPVAAEIDRLADLYRLAEAERGTLHLLADAARKRESSAHVADFAQTYVTLERAAVQIDHFDAELIHALVQTEAYALALLEMSLGGQVAQLVADRIARQAILVRPNPPRLRVLLGEAALHRMVGGAEVMREQLDHLLQAGKQPNVSIRILPNSVGAYRTIGVGFKILRLASPNLTRVYIEGMTNATYIHEADETAVYEASFDEVWAKAADDAKSATILRRRIKEID, from the coding sequence ATGGCGCAACAGAACCCGCAGCGGTTCGAACTCGGCGAGATGCTCCGCACCCTTCGCGAGCGCGTGGGCATGCAGTCCAAGACCATCGAGGACGATCTCCGCTGGTATCCGGGCAAGGTCTCCCGCGTCGAGCAGGGCAAGCGGGTCCCGGTCGCCGCCGAGATCGATCGGTTGGCGGACCTGTACCGGCTCGCCGAGGCCGAGCGCGGCACGCTGCACCTGCTCGCCGACGCCGCGCGGAAGCGCGAGTCCTCGGCACACGTTGCCGACTTCGCCCAGACCTACGTGACGCTCGAACGGGCCGCGGTCCAGATCGACCACTTCGATGCCGAGCTGATCCACGCACTGGTCCAGACGGAGGCGTACGCGCTAGCGCTGCTTGAGATGTCGCTGGGAGGACAGGTCGCACAACTCGTCGCAGACCGGATTGCCAGGCAGGCGATCCTTGTTCGACCGAACCCGCCACGCTTGCGGGTCCTGCTCGGCGAGGCAGCTCTGCACCGCATGGTCGGTGGCGCCGAGGTGATGCGGGAGCAACTTGATCACTTGCTTCAGGCTGGGAAACAACCGAACGTGTCCATCCGGATTTTGCCGAACTCCGTTGGTGCCTACCGCACCATCGGCGTGGGCTTCAAGATCTTGCGCCTTGCCTCGCCGAACCTCACGAGGGTTTACATCGAGGGCATGACCAATGCGACCTACATTCACGAAGCTGACGAGACGGCGGTCTACGAAGCGTCGTTCGACGAGGTCTGGGCCAAGGCGGCAGACGACGCCAAGTCTGCGACCATCCTCCGTAGGCGCATCAAGGAGATCGACTGA